One Pseudomonas muyukensis DNA segment encodes these proteins:
- a CDS encoding peptide ABC transporter ATP-binding protein translates to MAVVLSARELTRHYEVSRGLFKGHALVRALNGVSFELEAGKTLAVVGESGCGKSTLARALTLIEDPSSGSLQIDGHEVNGASKEQRKQLRRDVQMVFQSPYASLNPRQKIGDQLAEPLLINTSLSKAERRDKVQKMMEQVGLRPEHYQRYPHMFSGGQRQRIALARAMMLQPKVLVADEPTSALDVSIQAQVLNLFMDLQKEFNTAYVFISHNLAVVRHVADQVLVMYLGRPAEMGPKQDIYDKPLHPYTQALLSATPAIHPDPLKPKIRIAGELPNPLNPPDGCAFHKRCPYATERCAKEVPALRQVSTRQVACHYAEQFL, encoded by the coding sequence ATGGCCGTCGTACTTTCCGCCCGCGAGCTGACCCGCCACTACGAAGTCTCCCGCGGCCTGTTCAAGGGGCATGCGCTGGTACGCGCGCTCAATGGCGTGTCGTTCGAGCTGGAGGCCGGCAAGACCCTGGCCGTGGTTGGCGAGTCCGGTTGTGGCAAGTCCACCCTGGCCCGCGCCCTGACCCTGATCGAAGACCCCTCCTCCGGTTCGTTGCAAATCGACGGCCACGAGGTCAACGGCGCCAGCAAGGAGCAGCGCAAGCAGTTGCGCCGCGACGTGCAGATGGTGTTCCAGAGCCCCTACGCCTCGCTCAACCCACGGCAGAAGATCGGCGACCAGCTGGCCGAGCCGCTGCTGATCAACACCTCGCTGAGCAAGGCCGAACGCCGCGACAAAGTGCAGAAGATGATGGAGCAAGTGGGCCTGCGCCCCGAGCACTACCAGCGTTACCCGCACATGTTCTCCGGCGGCCAGCGCCAGCGCATCGCCCTGGCCCGGGCAATGATGCTGCAACCCAAGGTGCTGGTAGCGGACGAGCCGACCTCGGCGCTGGACGTGTCGATCCAGGCCCAGGTGCTGAACCTGTTCATGGACCTGCAAAAAGAGTTCAACACCGCCTACGTGTTCATCTCGCACAACCTGGCGGTGGTGCGCCATGTGGCGGACCAGGTGCTGGTGATGTACCTGGGCCGGCCGGCGGAGATGGGGCCGAAGCAGGATATCTACGACAAGCCATTGCATCCGTACACCCAGGCGCTGCTGTCGGCGACCCCGGCGATTCATCCAGACCCGCTGAAGCCGAAGATCCGCATTGCCGGGGAGCTGCCCAACCCACTCAATCCACCGGATGGGTGCGCGTTCCACAAGCGCTGCCCGTATGCGACCGAGCGCTGTGCCAAGGAAGTGCCGGCATTACGGCAGGTGAGTACGCGGCAGGTGGCTTGTCACTATGCCGAGCAGTTTCTCTAG
- a CDS encoding AraC family transcriptional regulator: MTASPLPDGPGQTPLTADTVMRYHLCWKHRDLDGVMALYHPHIEYHDFFQNRVLGYVELRDYVRACLPHEAGEDIVHSDRIRVDGCTAFIQYQVTVQGGDGLVAFQSSEAITVRDGLIWRVNEYATLVRQNGNGQVRGGPRPATSHLGLSPRQLSTMAQDLEHYFQRQRPYLDPELDLQQVADASGYSRNQISYLLNQVLGQSFYRYVNQARLHHLMASLDDDSVQAPIDDLAFNAGFNSLSAFYKCFREHTGLTPKAYLKQISLRART, from the coding sequence ATGACTGCCTCCCCCCTCCCCGACGGCCCTGGGCAAACCCCGCTCACCGCCGACACCGTCATGCGCTACCACCTGTGCTGGAAGCATCGCGACCTGGACGGGGTCATGGCGCTATACCACCCGCACATCGAGTACCACGACTTCTTCCAGAACCGCGTGCTCGGCTATGTCGAGCTGCGCGACTACGTGCGCGCCTGCCTGCCCCATGAAGCCGGTGAGGACATCGTCCACAGCGACCGCATCCGCGTCGATGGCTGCACCGCGTTCATCCAGTACCAGGTCACGGTGCAGGGCGGCGACGGGCTGGTGGCGTTCCAGTCCAGCGAAGCGATCACGGTCAGGGACGGCCTGATCTGGCGGGTCAACGAATACGCCACCCTGGTTCGCCAGAACGGCAATGGCCAGGTCCGCGGCGGCCCACGCCCGGCCACCAGCCACCTGGGCCTGTCGCCACGGCAACTGTCGACCATGGCCCAGGACCTGGAGCATTACTTCCAGCGCCAGCGCCCCTACCTCGACCCGGAACTGGACCTGCAACAGGTGGCCGACGCCAGCGGCTACAGCCGCAACCAGATTTCCTACCTGCTCAACCAGGTGCTCGGGCAAAGCTTCTACCGTTACGTCAACCAGGCGCGGCTGCATCACCTGATGGCCAGCCTCGACGACGACAGCGTCCAGGCGCCGATCGACGACCTGGCGTTCAACGCCGGCTTCAACTCGCTCTCGGCGTTCTACAAGTGCTTTCGCGAGCACACCGGCCTCACCCCCAAGGCCTATCTCAAGCAAATTTCCCTGCGTGCACGCACGTAA
- a CDS encoding NAD(P)/FAD-dependent oxidoreductase, whose translation MQPPRTISLWMDQLDEPLCARPALGQDLDVDVCIIGAGYTGLWTAYYLKRQAPQLKIAIIEANIAGYGASGRNGGWLMGNLLGEDRLLASLSPQQRRASIDLLHGIPDEVHSVLQREAIDCDYRKGGVLYCAARYPEQERSLRAWLDDLYRQGMREDDYRWLRPEQLDAQLKLSNPYGAIYSPHTATIQPAKLVRGLARVVENLGVPIYENTPALDWQTGEVRTPQARIRSHWLVPAVEGYAASLPPLGRHQLPVQSLLVATEPLPESTWEQIGLSQGQAFSESSRQVTYGQRSADNRLVFGARGGYRFGGRLREDFTLTTDEVELRRYLFGELFPQLKHVRITHSWGGNLGMARRFRPHMLCDRQRGIALAGGYGGEGVGASNLGGRTLAALILGQHNELTAQPWVHDNRPLSSLASWPPEPCRWLGYNAIIQSFVHEDRTLASPASAPWRRRLASGLADLMEGFMH comes from the coding sequence ATGCAACCCCCACGCACCATCAGCCTGTGGATGGACCAGCTCGACGAGCCGCTGTGCGCCCGCCCGGCCTTGGGCCAGGACCTGGACGTCGATGTGTGCATCATCGGCGCCGGCTACACCGGCCTGTGGACGGCCTACTACCTCAAGCGCCAGGCGCCGCAGCTGAAGATCGCCATCATCGAGGCGAACATCGCCGGTTACGGCGCTTCAGGGCGCAACGGCGGCTGGCTGATGGGCAACCTGCTGGGCGAGGACCGCCTGCTTGCCAGCCTGTCGCCGCAACAACGGCGCGCCAGCATCGACCTGCTGCACGGCATTCCCGACGAAGTGCACAGCGTGCTGCAGCGCGAAGCCATCGACTGCGACTACCGCAAGGGCGGCGTGCTCTATTGCGCGGCCCGTTACCCCGAGCAGGAACGCAGCCTGCGCGCCTGGCTGGACGACCTCTATCGGCAAGGCATGCGCGAGGACGACTACCGCTGGCTGCGCCCCGAACAGCTGGATGCGCAGCTGAAACTGAGCAACCCCTACGGCGCCATCTACAGCCCGCACACCGCGACCATCCAGCCGGCAAAACTGGTACGTGGCCTGGCGCGAGTGGTGGAGAACCTGGGCGTGCCGATCTACGAGAACACCCCGGCCCTCGACTGGCAGACCGGCGAGGTGCGGACCCCACAGGCGCGCATCCGCAGCCACTGGCTGGTTCCAGCGGTGGAAGGCTACGCCGCCAGCCTGCCGCCCCTGGGCCGTCATCAGCTGCCGGTGCAGAGCCTGCTGGTGGCCACCGAGCCGCTGCCGGAGTCTACCTGGGAACAGATCGGCCTGAGCCAGGGCCAGGCCTTCAGCGAAAGCAGCCGCCAGGTCACCTATGGCCAGCGCAGCGCCGACAACCGCCTGGTGTTCGGTGCCCGCGGCGGCTACCGCTTCGGAGGCCGTCTGCGCGAGGACTTCACCCTGACCACCGACGAGGTGGAGCTGCGCCGCTACCTGTTCGGCGAACTGTTCCCACAGCTCAAGCATGTACGCATCACCCACTCCTGGGGCGGCAACCTCGGCATGGCCCGGCGTTTCCGCCCGCACATGCTCTGCGACCGCCAGCGCGGCATCGCCCTGGCCGGCGGTTATGGCGGCGAGGGTGTCGGCGCCAGCAACCTCGGTGGACGCACCCTGGCCGCGCTGATCCTCGGCCAGCACAACGAACTGACCGCGCAGCCCTGGGTGCACGACAACCGACCGCTGTCGAGCCTGGCCAGCTGGCCCCCCGAGCCCTGCCGCTGGCTGGGCTACAACGCGATCATCCAGAGCTTCGTGCACGAGGACCGCACCCTCGCCAGCCCGGCCAGCGCGCCCTGGCGGCGACGCCTGGCCAGCGGGCTGGCCGACCTCATGGAAGGTTTCATGCACTGA
- a CDS encoding cupin domain-containing protein → MSITQFKRTDSAPLTTSSPVAVPLGEPVAVTSVSCVERSDGVETGIWECTPGRWRRQIVQQEFCHFIKGRCTFTPDGGEPLLIEAGDALMLPANSLGTWDIQETVRKTYVLMF, encoded by the coding sequence ATGAGCATCACCCAGTTCAAGCGCACCGACAGCGCTCCCCTGACCACCTCCAGCCCGGTCGCCGTGCCCCTCGGCGAGCCGGTCGCGGTCACCTCGGTCAGCTGCGTCGAGCGCAGCGACGGCGTCGAGACCGGCATCTGGGAGTGCACCCCCGGGCGCTGGCGGCGACAAATTGTGCAGCAGGAGTTCTGCCACTTCATCAAGGGCCGCTGCACCTTCACCCCAGACGGTGGCGAGCCGCTACTCATAGAAGCCGGCGACGCCCTGATGCTGCCGGCCAACAGCCTCGGCACCTGGGATATCCAGGAGACCGTGCGCAAGACCTACGTACTGATGTTCTGA
- a CDS encoding polyamine ABC transporter substrate-binding protein, with product MRTLLLAPLMLAASVASAADSVKIYNWSSYIAPDTLKQFQQATGIVPTYDVFDSNETLDGKLMTGNSGYDVVFPSNHFMARQIQGKALKKLDKTQLPNWKNLNPVLLKALEVNDPGNQYGFPYLWGSTGIGYNIDKVKAVLGDHAPIDSWDLFFKPEYLAKLKSCGVAVLDNGPELLPIALHYLGLPHHSQDPADYDKAKALLMQVRPYISYFHSSKYTGDLANGDVCVVVGFSGDVLQAKNRAEEANNGVRVGYSIPKEGAPMWFDMVAMPADAPNEKAGYAYMNYLLQPEVMAQISNFVQYANGNQQADALVDPALKGNTMIYPSADVMDKLYALEAMPAKIDRIRTRIWTSIKAGN from the coding sequence ATGCGCACCCTCCTTCTCGCTCCCCTGATGCTGGCCGCCAGCGTGGCCAGCGCCGCCGACTCGGTGAAGATCTACAACTGGTCGAGCTACATCGCCCCCGACACCCTCAAGCAGTTCCAGCAGGCCACGGGCATCGTGCCTACCTACGACGTGTTCGACAGCAACGAAACCCTCGACGGCAAGCTGATGACCGGCAACTCCGGCTACGACGTGGTGTTTCCCTCCAACCATTTCATGGCCCGGCAGATCCAGGGCAAGGCCCTGAAGAAACTCGACAAGACGCAATTACCGAACTGGAAGAACCTCAACCCGGTGCTGCTCAAGGCGCTGGAGGTCAACGACCCGGGCAACCAGTACGGCTTCCCCTACCTGTGGGGCAGCACCGGCATCGGCTACAACATCGACAAGGTCAAGGCGGTGCTCGGCGACCATGCGCCCATCGACTCATGGGACCTGTTCTTCAAGCCCGAATACCTCGCCAAGCTCAAGAGCTGCGGCGTGGCGGTGCTGGACAACGGCCCCGAACTGCTGCCGATCGCCCTGCACTACCTGGGCCTGCCGCACCATAGCCAGGACCCGGCGGACTACGACAAGGCCAAGGCGTTGCTGATGCAGGTACGCCCGTACATCAGCTACTTCCACTCCTCGAAGTACACCGGCGACCTGGCCAATGGCGATGTGTGCGTGGTGGTGGGTTTCTCGGGTGACGTGCTGCAGGCGAAGAACCGTGCCGAGGAGGCGAACAACGGGGTGAGGGTGGGCTACTCGATCCCGAAGGAAGGCGCGCCGATGTGGTTCGACATGGTCGCCATGCCGGCCGATGCGCCCAACGAGAAGGCCGGGTATGCCTACATGAACTACCTGTTGCAGCCCGAGGTGATGGCGCAGATCAGCAACTTCGTGCAGTACGCCAACGGCAACCAGCAGGCCGATGCCTTGGTGGACCCGGCGCTGAAGGGCAACACGATGATCTATCCGAGCGCGGATGTGATGGACAAGCTATATGCGCTGGAGGCGATGCCGGCGAAGATCGACCGCATTCGCACACGCATCTGGACCAGTATCAAGGCCGGGAATTGA
- a CDS encoding peptide chain release factor 3: MTNQAAEVAKRRTFAIISHPDAGKTTITEKLLLMGKAISVAGTVKSRKSDRHATSDWMEMEKQRGISITTSVMQFPYREHMINLLDTPGHEDFSEDTYRTLTAVDSALMVLDGGKGVEPRTIALMDVCRLRDTPIVSFINKLDRDIRDPIELLDEIEAVLKIKAAPITWPIGCYRDFKGVYHLTGDYIIVYTPGHGHERTEAKIIQKLDSDEARAHLGDQYDSFVEQLELVQGACHEFDQDEFINGQLTPVFFGTALGNFGVDHVLDAVVDWAPRPLGRVAHERTVEPVEEKFTGFVFKIQANMDPKHRDRIAFMRICSGKYEKGMKMRHVRLNKDLRIGDALTFFSSEREQLEEAFAGDIIGLHNHGTIQIGDTFTEGEALGFTGIPHFAPELFRRVRLKDPLKSKQLRQGLQQLAEEGATQVFFPERSNDIILGAVGVLQFDVVASRLKEEYKVECAYEPITVWSARWIACDDKKKLEEFQNKAMENLAIDGGGHLTYLAPTRVNLSLMEERWPDIKFRATREHH, from the coding sequence ATGACCAACCAGGCCGCCGAAGTCGCGAAGCGCCGCACTTTCGCAATCATTTCCCACCCCGACGCCGGTAAGACCACCATCACCGAGAAGCTCCTGCTGATGGGCAAGGCGATCTCCGTCGCGGGTACCGTGAAGTCGCGCAAGTCCGACCGCCACGCCACCTCCGACTGGATGGAAATGGAGAAGCAGCGCGGCATCTCCATCACCACCTCGGTGATGCAGTTCCCCTACCGCGAGCACATGATCAACCTGCTCGACACCCCCGGCCACGAAGACTTCTCGGAAGACACCTACCGCACCCTGACCGCGGTGGACTCGGCGCTGATGGTGCTCGATGGCGGTAAGGGCGTAGAGCCGCGGACCATTGCCCTGATGGACGTGTGCCGCCTGCGTGACACGCCGATCGTCAGCTTCATCAACAAACTCGACCGTGACATCCGCGACCCGATCGAACTGCTCGACGAAATCGAGGCGGTATTGAAGATCAAGGCCGCGCCGATCACCTGGCCGATCGGTTGCTACCGCGACTTCAAGGGTGTCTACCACCTCACCGGCGACTACATCATCGTCTACACCCCGGGCCACGGCCACGAGCGCACCGAAGCCAAGATCATCCAGAAGCTGGATTCCGACGAGGCCCGCGCGCACCTGGGCGACCAGTACGACAGCTTCGTCGAGCAGCTCGAGCTGGTGCAGGGCGCTTGCCACGAGTTCGACCAGGACGAGTTCATCAACGGCCAGCTGACCCCGGTGTTCTTCGGTACCGCCCTGGGCAACTTCGGTGTCGACCACGTGCTCGACGCGGTCGTCGACTGGGCGCCGCGCCCGCTGGGCCGTGTCGCCCACGAGCGGACCGTGGAGCCTGTTGAAGAGAAATTCACCGGCTTCGTGTTCAAGATCCAGGCGAACATGGACCCGAAACACCGCGACCGCATCGCCTTCATGCGTATCTGCTCGGGCAAGTACGAGAAGGGCATGAAGATGCGCCATGTGCGCCTGAACAAGGACCTGCGCATCGGTGATGCGCTGACGTTCTTCTCCTCCGAGCGTGAGCAACTGGAAGAGGCCTTTGCCGGCGACATCATCGGCTTGCACAACCACGGCACCATCCAGATCGGCGACACCTTCACCGAAGGCGAGGCGCTGGGCTTCACCGGTATCCCGCACTTCGCCCCGGAGCTGTTCCGCCGCGTGCGCCTGAAGGACCCGCTGAAATCCAAGCAGCTGCGCCAGGGCCTGCAGCAGCTGGCCGAAGAGGGCGCCACCCAGGTGTTCTTCCCCGAGCGCAGCAACGACATCATCCTGGGTGCGGTCGGTGTGCTGCAGTTCGACGTGGTCGCCAGCCGCCTGAAGGAAGAGTACAAGGTCGAGTGCGCCTATGAGCCGATCACCGTGTGGTCGGCGCGCTGGATCGCCTGCGACGACAAGAAGAAGCTCGAGGAATTCCAGAACAAGGCCATGGAGAACCTGGCCATCGACGGTGGCGGTCACCTGACCTATCTGGCCCCGACCCGGGTCAACCTGTCGCTGATGGAAGAGCGCTGGCCGGACATCAAGTTCCGCGCGACCCGCGAGCATCACTGA
- a CDS encoding ABC transporter permease, producing MAARYGKGLLGWAAVLVILALLVHWIGIDTIARYRDDLGFYLQAHLVLVLASMAAALAVGIPAGIALSRPQRVDKAERFMQFFNVGNTIPPLAVLAIALSILGIGAGPAIFALFLASLLPIVRNTYEGLKNVPAALKEAATGIGMTPRQQLWQVELPNAVPIIVGGVRVALALNVGTAPLAFLIGANSLGSLIFPGIALNNQPQLLLGAACTALLALVLDALVSFSSKRWLERGLAG from the coding sequence GTGGCTGCACGCTACGGAAAAGGGCTGTTGGGATGGGCCGCCGTGCTCGTCATCCTGGCCCTGCTGGTCCACTGGATCGGCATCGACACGATCGCGCGCTATCGCGACGATCTTGGTTTCTACCTGCAAGCGCACCTGGTCCTGGTGCTGGCTTCGATGGCGGCGGCACTGGCCGTGGGCATCCCCGCCGGCATCGCCTTGAGTCGACCGCAACGGGTCGACAAAGCCGAACGCTTCATGCAGTTTTTCAACGTAGGCAACACCATCCCTCCCCTGGCCGTCCTGGCCATCGCCCTGAGTATCCTGGGCATCGGCGCAGGTCCTGCGATCTTCGCGCTGTTCCTCGCCTCCCTGCTGCCCATCGTGCGCAACACCTACGAAGGCCTGAAGAACGTCCCCGCCGCGCTCAAGGAAGCCGCCACCGGCATCGGCATGACCCCGCGCCAGCAGCTGTGGCAGGTGGAACTGCCCAATGCCGTGCCGATCATCGTCGGCGGCGTGCGCGTGGCCCTGGCACTGAACGTCGGCACCGCGCCCCTGGCATTCCTGATCGGCGCCAACAGCCTGGGCAGCCTGATCTTCCCCGGCATCGCCCTGAACAACCAGCCGCAACTGTTGCTCGGCGCCGCGTGCACAGCGCTGCTGGCCCTGGTGCTGGATGCCCTGGTGAGCTTCTCCAGCAAACGCTGGCTGGAACGCGGCCTGGCCGGATAA
- a CDS encoding glycine betaine ABC transporter substrate-binding protein codes for MKRIIALLLGAALLYAGFAQAAEKPLVRIGARVFTEQTVLAEITAQYLRANGFEVRVTSGLGSNIARQAQETGQLDLMWEYTGVSLVSYNHIDERMPDAEATYARVKALDAQKGLIWLAPSRFSNTYALGLPKAVAAAYPQINSISDLNQVLRDEHQRPHLVALDTEFANRPDGLVGLRELYGLPLDRRNIRQMDGGLVYTAMRNNQVFAGLVYTTDGRLNAFDLKLLEDDKHYFPDYTAAPVVRKAVLDAHPQLAGLLKPLAERLDDQTMRQLNAQVDVEHQSPTRVAAAFLREHSLSEVQP; via the coding sequence ATGAAAAGAATCATCGCCTTGCTGCTGGGCGCGGCCCTGCTATACGCAGGATTTGCCCAGGCAGCGGAAAAACCGCTGGTACGCATCGGCGCGCGGGTGTTCACCGAACAGACCGTGCTCGCCGAAATCACCGCCCAATACCTGCGCGCCAATGGCTTCGAGGTGCGCGTGACCAGCGGCCTTGGCAGCAACATCGCGCGCCAGGCCCAGGAGACCGGCCAGCTCGACCTGATGTGGGAATACACCGGCGTCTCGCTGGTGTCGTACAACCACATCGACGAGCGCATGCCCGACGCCGAAGCCACCTATGCCCGGGTCAAGGCCCTGGATGCGCAGAAGGGCCTCATCTGGCTGGCTCCGTCGCGCTTCAGCAACACCTATGCCCTGGGCCTGCCCAAAGCGGTCGCCGCCGCCTACCCGCAGATCAACTCGATCAGCGACCTCAACCAGGTGCTGCGTGACGAACACCAGCGCCCCCACCTGGTGGCGCTGGACACCGAGTTCGCCAACCGCCCCGATGGCCTGGTCGGCCTGCGCGAGCTGTACGGCCTGCCGCTGGACCGCCGCAACATCCGCCAGATGGACGGCGGCCTGGTGTACACCGCCATGCGCAACAACCAGGTATTCGCCGGGCTGGTGTACACCACCGACGGCCGCCTGAACGCCTTCGACCTCAAGCTGCTGGAAGACGACAAGCACTACTTCCCCGACTACACCGCCGCCCCGGTCGTGCGCAAGGCCGTGCTCGACGCCCACCCACAGCTGGCAGGGCTGCTCAAGCCGCTGGCCGAACGACTGGACGACCAGACCATGCGCCAGCTCAACGCCCAGGTCGATGTCGAGCACCAGAGCCCGACCCGGGTAGCCGCCGCCTTCCTGCGCGAGCATTCACTCAGCGAGGTGCAGCCATGA
- a CDS encoding ABC transporter permease — translation MNLLDTFAHLDWAQVLQLTGQHITLVGIAVGLAIVVGVPLGILMTRFPVFAGPLQASATVLLTIPSIALFGLLLPFYSKFGQGLGPLPAITAVFLYSLLPILRNTYLALTNVEPGIREAARGIGMTFGQRLRMVELPIAVPVILAGVRTAVVMNIGVMTIAATIGAGGLGVLILTAISRSDMSMLLVGAVLVSLLAIIADLLLQTLQRALTPEGLRS, via the coding sequence ATGAACCTGCTCGACACCTTCGCCCACCTCGACTGGGCCCAGGTCCTGCAACTGACCGGCCAGCACATCACCCTGGTCGGCATCGCCGTGGGCCTGGCCATCGTCGTCGGCGTGCCGCTGGGCATCCTGATGACCCGCTTCCCTGTGTTCGCCGGCCCCCTGCAGGCCAGCGCCACGGTGCTGCTGACCATCCCCTCGATCGCCCTGTTCGGCCTGCTGCTGCCGTTCTACTCCAAGTTCGGCCAGGGCCTCGGCCCGCTGCCGGCGATCACCGCGGTGTTCCTGTATTCGCTGCTGCCGATCCTGCGCAACACCTACCTGGCCCTGACCAACGTCGAGCCTGGCATCCGCGAAGCCGCCCGCGGCATCGGCATGACCTTCGGCCAGCGCCTGCGCATGGTCGAGCTGCCCATCGCGGTGCCGGTGATCCTCGCCGGGGTGCGCACCGCCGTGGTGATGAACATCGGCGTGATGACCATCGCCGCCACCATCGGCGCCGGTGGCCTGGGCGTGCTCATCCTCACCGCCATCAGCCGCAGCGACATGTCGATGCTGCTGGTCGGCGCCGTGCTGGTCAGCCTGCTGGCGATCATCGCCGACCTGCTCCTGCAAACCCTGCAACGTGCCCTGACTCCGGAAGGACTGCGCTCATGA
- a CDS encoding osmoprotectant ABC transporter ATP-binding protein OsmV yields the protein MIELKNLSKTFNVNGKDVKAVDSVSLTVNEGEICVFLGPSGCGKSTTLKMINRLITPSGGQVFINGEDTTGLDEVTLRRHIGYVIQQIGLFPNMTIEENITVVPRLLGWDKQRCHDRARELMSMIKLEPKQYLQRYPRELSGGQQQRIGVIRALAAEAPVLLMDEPFGAVDPINREMIQNEFFEMQRALNKTVIMVSHDIDEAIKLGDKIAIFRAGRLLQLDHPDTLLAHPVDDFVSNFVGQDSTLKRLLLVRAEDAADNAPSVSPQTPVSDALELLDEHDRRYVVVTDGQNKALGYVRRRDMHRQQGTCGDFLRPFNATAAHDEHLRILLSRMYEFNRAWLPVLDAEQVFLGEVTQESIAAYLSSGRSRGAKTSIVSPAEAVTS from the coding sequence ATGATCGAATTGAAGAACCTCAGCAAGACCTTCAACGTCAACGGCAAGGACGTCAAAGCCGTCGACTCGGTAAGCCTCACCGTCAACGAAGGTGAGATCTGCGTGTTCCTCGGCCCCTCGGGCTGTGGCAAGAGCACCACGCTGAAGATGATCAACCGCCTGATCACCCCCAGCGGCGGCCAGGTGTTCATCAACGGCGAGGACACCACCGGCCTGGACGAGGTGACGCTGCGCCGGCACATCGGTTATGTGATCCAGCAGATCGGCCTGTTCCCCAACATGACCATCGAGGAGAACATCACCGTGGTGCCGCGCCTGCTGGGCTGGGACAAGCAGCGTTGCCACGACCGCGCCCGCGAGCTGATGAGCATGATCAAGCTCGAGCCCAAGCAGTACCTGCAACGCTACCCACGCGAGTTGTCCGGCGGCCAGCAGCAACGCATCGGCGTGATCCGCGCCCTGGCTGCCGAAGCGCCGGTGCTGCTGATGGACGAGCCGTTCGGTGCGGTCGACCCGATCAACCGCGAGATGATCCAGAACGAATTCTTCGAGATGCAGCGGGCACTGAACAAGACCGTGATCATGGTCAGCCACGATATCGACGAGGCGATCAAGCTCGGCGACAAGATCGCCATCTTCCGCGCGGGCCGGCTGTTGCAGCTGGACCATCCGGACACCCTGCTGGCGCACCCGGTGGACGATTTCGTGAGCAATTTCGTCGGCCAGGACAGCACGTTGAAACGCCTGTTGCTGGTGCGGGCCGAGGATGCCGCGGACAACGCGCCATCGGTGAGCCCGCAAACCCCGGTGAGCGATGCGCTGGAACTGTTGGACGAGCATGACCGCCGCTACGTGGTGGTCACCGATGGGCAGAACAAGGCGCTGGGTTACGTGCGCCGGCGCGACATGCACCGCCAGCAGGGGACCTGCGGCGATTTCCTGCGTCCGTTCAATGCCACCGCAGCCCATGACGAGCACCTGCGCATCCTGCTGTCGCGGATGTACGAGTTCAACCGGGCCTGGTTGCCGGTGCTGGATGCCGAGCAGGTGTTCCTCGGCGAGGTGACGCAGGAGTCGATTGCGGCGTACCTGAGTTCTGGGCGCTCGCGGGGGGCGAAAACCAGTATCGTGTCGCCTGCCGAAGCCGTGACCTCCTGA
- a CDS encoding integrase core domain-containing protein, giving the protein MSRRANCWDNAVVERYFRTLKQDWVPEDGYTNHREAEKDVMEFIAHYNHHRCHYASNDLPPATFEELAA; this is encoded by the coding sequence ATGAGCCGACGAGCCAATTGCTGGGATAACGCCGTTGTAGAACGCTACTTCAGGACGTTGAAGCAGGACTGGGTACCGGAGGATGGTTATACAAATCACAGAGAGGCGGAGAAAGATGTGATGGAGTTTATTGCTCACTACAACCATCACCGCTGTCACTACGCTTCGAACGATCTGCCACCAGCTACTTTTGAGGAGCTGGCGGCCTAA
- a CDS encoding IS3 family transposase, whose protein sequence is MPRSSHYASRKPRLIKPIERRLEKEIRQLHRTFRGALGSRGFSKELRKKGFAVGRYRMRSLMKRLDLHWKRPRYAHYRRATKPAPTAANLLDRRFNPVHPNVRWAGDITYIRAGGRWLYMAVVMDLFSPPDRGLGLFENS, encoded by the coding sequence GTGCCACGTAGCAGTCACTACGCGAGCCGTAAGCCTCGGCTGATCAAGCCCATTGAGCGACGCCTGGAAAAGGAAATACGCCAATTGCACAGGACATTTCGCGGTGCTTTGGGTAGTCGAGGTTTTTCCAAGGAACTGCGAAAAAAAGGGTTTGCGGTCGGGCGCTATCGCATGCGTAGCTTGATGAAGAGGCTGGATCTGCACTGGAAACGCCCGCGCTACGCGCATTATCGGCGAGCCACGAAACCAGCCCCTACAGCTGCCAATCTCCTGGATCGCCGCTTCAACCCCGTGCATCCCAACGTGCGGTGGGCGGGAGATATCACCTACATACGGGCAGGTGGACGCTGGCTGTACATGGCAGTGGTGATGGACCTGTTTTCCCCGCCGGATCGTGGGTTGGGCCTGTTCGAAAACAGCTGA
- a CDS encoding transposase, with translation MGFRNVPAEEKAEAVRLVVEMNYSVPKACEQMGVGPTALRRWVRAWRKEHEGATQTTRPQDQELIDSLKARLELLEAENDVLKKQLPSHLRALFCRRK, from the coding sequence ATGGGTTTTCGTAACGTTCCTGCTGAAGAAAAGGCCGAAGCTGTTCGCTTAGTCGTGGAAATGAACTACTCCGTGCCCAAGGCATGTGAGCAGATGGGAGTAGGGCCTACAGCCCTGCGACGCTGGGTTCGAGCATGGCGCAAGGAGCATGAAGGAGCCACGCAAACGACTCGGCCTCAAGACCAGGAACTCATTGATTCACTGAAGGCCAGACTAGAGCTGCTGGAGGCCGAGAACGACGTTCTAAAAAAGCAGTTGCCCTCTCATCTGAGGGCACTGTTCTGCCGAAGAAAGTGA